A single window of Neisseria sp. KEM232 DNA harbors:
- a CDS encoding DUF711 family protein — MPLTSPALCRIRAITAFATLSPAQNTWADTLAAAKHQCDRLAAAFAQEGYTVQSVRIVANPFGEYLDTASPESAKQGLAYIQRILAGLNQNGLRIRFAIGEARSAEEIALLPELIRDYGDLSNACVNIAADENGIPEHDQIERCTAAVQEIARITPRGEGNFNFTVNFNCAPLIPYFPAGFHRGAQGDCIVVGLETPDLLAAALRALNPPADQSAFLQAAYTAMRQALQYHADRVQEIIAATALDGGWRYAGMDTSAAPSKNCTSMTEIYRLLRVPHFGAAGSIEASALLTRVFKTLANVNAVGFSGLMLAVTEDAGLAAASRVPTFDLRALLTYSSVCGIGLDTVPIPGDTPADRITALMRDTGTMAFRLNKPLTVRLFPVPGLKAGDITAFESDDLCNCAVLAVQ, encoded by the coding sequence TTGCCGCTCACTTCCCCCGCGCTCTGCCGCATCCGCGCCATTACCGCCTTTGCCACCCTGTCGCCCGCGCAAAACACTTGGGCGGACACCCTCGCCGCCGCCAAGCACCAGTGCGACCGTCTGGCCGCCGCCTTCGCGCAGGAAGGCTACACCGTCCAATCCGTGCGCATCGTCGCCAACCCCTTCGGCGAATACCTCGACACCGCCTCGCCCGAGTCCGCCAAACAAGGGCTCGCCTACATCCAGCGCATCCTCGCCGGGCTGAACCAAAACGGCCTGCGCATCCGCTTTGCCATCGGCGAAGCCCGCAGCGCCGAAGAAATCGCCCTGCTGCCCGAGTTAATCCGCGACTACGGCGATTTGAGCAATGCCTGCGTCAACATCGCCGCCGACGAAAACGGCATCCCCGAACACGACCAAATCGAGCGCTGCACCGCCGCCGTGCAAGAAATCGCCCGCATCACCCCGCGCGGCGAAGGCAATTTCAACTTCACCGTCAATTTCAACTGCGCCCCGCTGATCCCCTACTTCCCCGCCGGCTTCCACCGCGGCGCACAGGGCGACTGCATCGTTGTCGGCTTGGAAACGCCCGACCTGCTCGCCGCCGCACTGCGCGCCTTAAACCCGCCTGCCGACCAGTCCGCCTTTCTTCAGGCTGCCTACACCGCCATGCGCCAAGCCCTGCAATACCACGCCGACCGCGTGCAGGAAATCATTGCCGCCACCGCATTGGACGGCGGCTGGCGCTATGCGGGCATGGACACCTCCGCCGCACCGTCGAAAAACTGCACCTCGATGACGGAAATCTACCGTCTGCTGCGCGTGCCGCACTTTGGCGCGGCAGGCAGCATCGAAGCCTCCGCCCTGCTCACCCGCGTGTTCAAAACGCTGGCAAACGTCAACGCCGTCGGCTTCTCGGGGCTGATGCTGGCGGTAACCGAAGACGCGGGTCTCGCCGCCGCCAGCCGCGTGCCTACCTTCGATTTGCGCGCGCTTTTGACGTACAGCAGCGTCTGCGGCATCGGGCTGGACACCGTTCCCATCCCCGGCGACACCCCCGCCGACCGCATCACCGCGCTGATGCGCGACACCGGCACCATGGCCTTCCGCCTGAACAAACCGCTCACCGTGCGCCTGTTCCCCGTACCCGGCCTGAAAGCGGGCGACATTACCGCCTTTGAAAGCGACGATTTGTGCAACTGCGCGGTGCTGGCGGTACAGTAA
- a CDS encoding FMN-dependent NADH-azoreductase, with the protein MTTILHIDSSARSGISGQDAYGSHTRRLSARFVERWRQARPDSRIVYRDVGQNPPAPVSGRWIHAAFTPSEAREPWMNEVLRESDALVDELIAADIIVSGVPMYNFAPPAQFKAYIDNIVRVGRTFGFDRNRSGKPYWPMLAGSGKRLLLLSSRGDYGYDSGQADYANHVEASVRTAFAYIGISNVQSVAAEYDEFGGERLQQSLADAESAVARVADEWLAQTV; encoded by the coding sequence ATGACCACGATTTTACACATTGATTCCAGCGCCCGTAGCGGCATTTCCGGGCAGGACGCCTACGGTTCGCACACCCGCCGCCTGAGCGCGCGTTTTGTCGAACGCTGGCGCCAGGCGCGCCCCGACAGCCGCATCGTTTACCGCGACGTCGGGCAAAACCCGCCTGCGCCGGTGAGCGGCCGTTGGATACACGCCGCCTTTACCCCGAGCGAAGCGCGCGAACCGTGGATGAACGAAGTACTGCGCGAAAGCGACGCGCTGGTGGACGAGCTGATCGCCGCCGACATCATCGTGTCCGGCGTACCGATGTATAACTTCGCACCGCCCGCTCAGTTTAAAGCCTATATCGACAACATCGTACGCGTCGGCCGCACCTTCGGCTTCGACCGCAACCGCAGCGGCAAGCCCTATTGGCCGATGCTCGCAGGCAGCGGCAAACGCCTGCTGCTGCTCTCTTCGCGCGGCGACTACGGCTACGACAGCGGCCAGGCCGATTACGCCAACCACGTCGAAGCCTCGGTGCGCACCGCCTTCGCCTACATCGGCATCAGCAATGTGCAAAGCGTGGCGGCGGAATACGACGAGTTCGGCGGCGAACGCTTGCAGCAGTCGCTGGCGGACGCGGAAAGCGCCGTGGCGCGCGTGGCAGATGAATGGCTGGCGCAAACGGTTTGA
- a CDS encoding sulfite exporter TauE/SafE family protein has translation MPIDSFFYLLLLTGFCAGLMNAAVGGGGLLQVPGLFNLLPTSTPVASVVGTDKFAACFGMLTATGQYLRKIPVPWKVLLPAAALAFAASYLGANAVAYLPVHYMKPAMLVIMVAMCLYTFLKKDLGQAVRTEKLTRRETLCGLLFGTLIGFYDGIFGPGSGSLLVFVFVRFYGYDFLTANASAKVINSTTYLAALAFFIPQGHVVWAWAVPLALANLCGSVVGARLAIHGGTKFLRYGFMVLLCLTIGKFAWDLIR, from the coding sequence ATGCCCATAGATTCCTTTTTCTACCTCTTACTCCTCACCGGATTTTGCGCCGGACTGATGAATGCGGCGGTCGGCGGCGGCGGGCTGCTGCAAGTCCCGGGGCTGTTCAACCTACTGCCCACTTCCACGCCCGTGGCTTCGGTGGTTGGCACCGACAAATTCGCTGCCTGCTTCGGCATGCTGACCGCAACGGGGCAATACCTGCGCAAAATCCCCGTGCCGTGGAAAGTGCTGCTGCCCGCCGCCGCGCTGGCGTTTGCCGCTTCCTATCTGGGCGCGAATGCCGTGGCGTATCTGCCCGTGCACTACATGAAACCGGCGATGTTGGTCATCATGGTGGCCATGTGCCTTTATACTTTTCTGAAAAAAGACTTGGGACAGGCGGTGCGCACCGAAAAACTGACGCGCCGCGAAACCTTATGCGGCTTGCTGTTCGGCACGCTCATCGGTTTTTACGACGGCATCTTCGGGCCGGGCTCAGGCAGCCTGCTGGTCTTCGTGTTCGTCCGTTTTTACGGTTATGATTTCCTGACAGCGAACGCATCCGCCAAAGTCATCAATTCCACCACCTACCTTGCCGCGCTGGCGTTTTTCATCCCGCAAGGCCATGTCGTGTGGGCATGGGCGGTGCCGCTGGCGCTGGCGAATTTATGCGGCAGCGTGGTCGGCGCGCGCTTGGCCATCCACGGCGGAACAAAATTTCTGCGTTACGGATTTATGGTGTTGCTATGCCTGACCATAGGCAAATTTGCTTGGGATTTGATTCGATAG